From a region of the Calliphora vicina chromosome 4, idCalVici1.1, whole genome shotgun sequence genome:
- the LOC135958680 gene encoding uncharacterized protein LOC135958680 produces the protein MSIFGREFETDWPLTNFSKDLTSFGQELLQKCLSVEKPKPNQTNVIEFLQKSNEFPIEFPINSCRLKSQTLERLPNIQQQIESAYPVIHEKVLYLIIDFLEHKLKYGSSKEKQLYALMSLTDFIQRLLSKRCVMFADAIDQYILISGETGEGDDYLKVGTEQEQQPLTLNNVLSYDEVKISALLSITSRSEFINDGNRDNAGRPEQDLSKIEREGIVVGLIGARFAREERMEYEDIFITKQQNTQENGYGLRPFKKSYNMEKSRDYRHVWNKFYEEPDHLYEEVSIDHKNFGKCFEEFEAIFNNLVMKKRFAICFDLLLLEANERALKAQKLAYIHVVGIGLGVWLAADHQEKIFMECFQQRLKYLLPQLNNIGVVHFSWFKLNGWGEMKNDSILKSEAHPRNGIKILISKRNPNEKLHAPYDNMLPVVSFAWDGNALPGNEFWMGSLVSSNDPSAACSTLITELFNPHINTQYVNGKNLHIASPKYGLVHIKDYAEKILNKC, from the exons atgtctatatttGGCAGAGAATTTGAAACAGACTGGCCTTTAACTAATTTCTCTAAAGATTTGACAAGTTTTGGCCAAgaacttttacaaaaatgtcTAAGTGTAGAAAAACCTAAACCAAATCAAACAAACGTAatagaatttttacaaaaatctaatGAATTTCCCATAGAG TTCCCCATTAATAGTTGTCGCCTAAAATCACAAACATTAGAACGTTTACCCAATATACAGCAGCAAATTGAATCAGCTTATCCAGTGATACACGAAAAAGTATTGTATTTGATTATAGATTTTTTGGAGCATAAATTAAAGTATG GCTCCTCTAAGGAAAAACAACTGTATGCTCTTATGAGCCTAACCGATTTCATACAACGTTTATTAAGCAAACGATGTGTCATGTTTGCAGATGCAATAGATCAATATATTCTAATTAGCGGGGAAACTGGTGAAGGAGATGACTATTTAAAAGTAGGCACCGAACAGGAACAGCAGCCTCTAAccttaaacaatgttttaagtTATGATGAAGTGAAG atttcAGCTCTTTTATCAATTACCTCACGCTCGGAATTCATTAACGATGGCAATCGCGACAATGCTGGTAGACCCGAACAGGATTTAAGCAAAATTGAAAGGGAGGGCATAGTGGTGGGTCTTATAGGAGCCCGCTTTGCCCGAGAAGAACGCATGGAATATGAGGATATTTTCataaccaaacaacaaaataccCAAGAAAATGGTTATGGTTTAAGGCCGTTTAAGAAATCCTATAACATGGAAAAATCAAGGGACTATAGACATGTatggaataaattctatgaGGAACCAGATCATTTATATGAAGAAGTCTCTATAGatcataaaaattttggaaaatgctTCGAAGAATTTGAggctatttttaataatttagtgaTGAAAAAACGTTTTGCCATCTGCTTTGATTTGTTGCTTTTGGAGGCCAATGAAAGAGCTTTAAAAGCTCAAAAGTTAGCCTATATACATGTGGTGGGCATAGGTTTGGGAGTTTGGCTGGCTGCGGACCATCAAGAGAAAATCTTTATGGAATGTTTCCAGCAgcgtttgaaatatttattgccCCAGCTGAATAATATAGGAGTGGTGCATTTTTCTTGGTTTAAATTAAATGGATGGGGAGAGATGAAAAATGATTCCATATTGAAATCAGAAGCACATCCCCGAAATggcataaaaatattgatatcgAAAAGGAATCCCAATGAGAAATTG caTGCACCCTATGATAATATGCTGCCGGTGGTATCATTTGCTTGGGATGGTAATGCCTTACCAGGTAATGAGTTTTGGATG gGTTCTTTGGTCTCCTCAAATGATCCCTCTGCCGCTTGCAGTACTTTAATAACCGAACTTTTTAATCCTCATATTAATACGCAGTAtgttaatggcaaaaatttacATATAGCTTCTCCAAAATATGGTTTAGTACATATAAAAGATTATgccgaaaaaatcttaaataaatgttaa
- the LOC135957291 gene encoding uncharacterized protein LOC135957291, protein MSVFGKEFTKDWPLNDFDRNLTTIGHQLLQKCLEVEKPSIKQINIQEFIQKSNKFPLEFPIQTCRVKSQPVERHALIQQQIASAYPLIHEKVLYLIIDFLQHKLKYGSSREKQLYNNMSPCEFVQRLLVKRCVSFVGFYDSYILITGETGCGEKYLKVGTEEEEQPLTLDNVLSYDEIKISALLSVTSHSEFINDGRRNNCGKVEKDYNKIEKQGVVVGLIGARFARLDRMECEDIKISKTQNTLENGYGTQTKNDLVTGVLQYLFPAKAITEEIEKLQDYRLLWNKFYEEPDHLYKKVSIDNKRFGESLDCETIFDNLIMKKRYAISFDTLLLEANERALKANKFGYIHVVGIGLGVWLGAQQQEQIFMESFQQRLKYLLPQLKHIAVVHLSWFHLTQWGDLKNEEIFSCEGHPKGGIKILISKRNPNEKLLPPYDNMLPVVSYAWDGNALPGNEFWKHCLASSNDPSATCSTLISELFNPHINTQYVNGKNLHIASPKYGLIHIKDYAEQILNENVLTK, encoded by the exons ATGTCGGTATTTGGTAAAGAGTTTACTAAGGACTGGCCCTTAAATGATTTCGATAGAAATTTAACAACAATTGGCCATCAACTCTTGCAAAAATGTTTAGAAGTGGAAAAACCAagcattaaacaaataaatatacaagaatttatacaaaaatctaataaatttcCTTTGGAG ttccCCATACAGACATGTCGTGTAAAGTCACAACCTGTAGAACGTCATGCTTTAATACAGCAACAAATTGCCTCAGCCTATCCCTTGATACATGAGAAGGTGTTGTATTTGATTATAGACTTTTTGCAGCATAAATTGAAGTATG GTTCCTCCCGAGAAAAACAACTTTATAACAACATGAGCCCCTGTGAATTTGTACAGCGATTACTAGTTAAAAGATGTGTTAGTTTCGTGGGATTTTATGATAGTTATATATTAATAACAGGAGAAACAGGATGTGgagaaaaatatcttaaagttGGTACCGAGGAGGAAGAGCAGCCCTTAACTCTGGACAATGTTTTAAGTTATGATGAGATCAAg ATTTCAGCTCTTTTATCAGTTACTTCTCATAGTGAATTTATTAATGATGGCCGCCGTAATAATTGTGGTAAAGTTGAAAAGGATTACAATAAAATCGAGAAACAGGGTGTGGTAGTGGGCTTAATAGGGGCCCGCTTTGCACGGCTCGACAGAATGGAATGTGAGGatataaaaataagcaaaacacAGAATACATTGGAGAATGGTTATGGCACGCAAACAAAGAATGATCTAGTTACAGGGGTCCTGCAATATTTATTCCCAGCTAAAGCTATAACTGAAGAGATTGAAAAACTACAAGACTATAGACTTTTatggaataaattctatgaagaaCCAgatcatttatataaaaaagtctCTATAGATAATAAACGTTTTGGTGAAAGCTTAGATTGTGaaacaatttttgataatttaataatgaaaaaacgTTATGCAATTTCCTTTGATACTTTGCTGTTGGAGGCCAACGAAAGAGCTTTAAAAGCTAACAAATTTGGTTATATACATGTGGTGGGCATTGGTTTGGGGGTGTGGCTGGGTGCCCAGCAGCAGGAACAAATCTTTATGGAAAGTTTTCAGCAacgtttgaaatatttattgccGCAACTCAAACACATAGCAGTGGTGCATTTGTCATGGTTTCATTTAACACAATGGGGTGATTTAAAAAATGAGGAGATTTTCTCATGCGAAGGACATCCCAAGGGAGGGATTAAGATATTAATATCGAAAAGAAATCCTAATGAGAAACTG cTACCTCCCTATGATAATATGCTGCCGGTGGTGTCATATGCCTGGGATGGTAATGCCTTACCGGGTAATGAATTTTGGAAG cactGTTTGGCCTCTTCTAATGATCCCTCTGCCACCTGCAGTACCTTAATATCGGAACTCTTTAATCCTCACATTAATACCCAGTATGTAAATGGCAAAAATTTACATATAGCTTCTCCCAAATATGGTTTAATACATATAAAAGATTATGCCGAGCAAATCTTAAACGAAAATGtgttaacaaaataa
- the LOC135957750 gene encoding uncharacterized protein LOC135957750 isoform X1, with protein MSMFGAEFEQIWPKAGSQLKLTEFGRKLLKQCETIKKPECKEVDINEFKRKSSNFPLEFGTNTCRVLSQPKERYPQIQKQIASAYPVIHERVLQLYLDFLEHKCQYGTSLEKELYNNMSLIELIQRLLTKRCVAFGSSDDHYLLLSGEKGFGNDYLLIGTAKEKKPLILQKVLSYDEIKLSSFLAISSHSEFINNGSRLNDGIVATDLSKIEREGVVMGLIGARFQKPLLMEYQDIMITPEQNTKENGYGFHITKDKETIANMDLLKKIDYRAMWQKFYQQNDVVYDLALKDGQRFGEVTKPHQRFTQHLMFDNLIMKKRYSILFDLLLLDSQARAKKLNKLAYIHVVGVGLGVWKVAEQQTEIFLESFYARVLQLLPQLNNIAALHFSWFYATESRNLKHNGFIKSETHPLGGIHTFLENRNPADKLPPQFEAMLLIVSYAWDANALPGNEFWLKSLHGSNDPSTACSTLISELHNPFINMDWIRGDNLHIASEDNGIMHISDFVKHVNW; from the exons ATGTCTATGTTTGGAGCAGAATTTGAACAGATTTGGCCAAAAGCCGGCTCGCAATTGAAATTAACAGAATTTGGCCGTAAACTATTGAAACAATGTGAAACGATTAAGAAGCCGGAGTGTAAGGAAGTGGATATAAATGAGTTTAAACGAAAGTCTTCAAATTTTCCATTGGAG tTTGGCACAAATACTTGTCGTGTCTTAAGCCAACCCAAAGAACGTTATCcccaaatacaaaaacaaatcgcCTCGGCTTATCCGGTGATACATGAGCGAGTCTTGCAATTATATTTGGACTTTTTGGAACATAAGTGTCAATATG GCACCTCCTTGGAAAAGGAATTATACAATAACATGTCTTTAATAGAGCTAATACAAAGACTACTAACCAAACGATGTGTAGCTTTTGGTAGTAGCGATGATCACTATCTCTTGCTGTCGGGTGAAAAAGGATTTGGTAATGATTATTTACTAATAGGAACTGCAAAAGAGAAGAAACCTTTAATTTTACAGAAAGTGTTATCCTATGATGAAATTAAG CTGTCTTCTTTCTTGGCCATATCCTCTCATAGTGAGTTCATTAACAATGGCTCTCGTCTTAATGATGGCATCGTTGCAACAGATCTTAGCAAAATAGAAAGAGAGGGTGTGGTCATGGGTCTTATAGGCGCTAGATTTCAAAAGCCTTTGCTGATGGAATATCAGGATATAATGATAACACCCGAACAAAATACTAAGGAAAATGGTTATGGTTTTCACATTACAAAGGATAAAGAAACTATAGCTAATatggatttattaaaaaaaattgattatcGAGCTATGTGGcaaaaattttatcaacaaaatgaTGTTGTTTATGATTTGGCTCTAAAGGATGGACAACGTTTTGGAGAGGTTACCAAACCCCATCAAAGATTTACCCAGCACTTAATGTTTGataatttaataatgaaaaagagATATAGTATACTATTTGACTTGCTGCTGTTGGACAGTCAGGCTAGAGCcaaaaagcttaataaattggCCTATATCCATGTGGTGGGTGTAGGTTTGGGTGTCTGGAAGGTGGCCGAACAACAAACGGAAATATTTCTAGAAAGTTTCTATGCCAGAGTTTTGCAACTATTGCCTCAATTAAATAATATAGCAGCCTTGCATTTTTCCTGGTTTTATGCCACGGAATCAAGAAATCTAAAACATAATGGTTTTATTAAATCGGAAACACATCCTTTGGGtggcatacatacatttttggaGAATCGCAATCCCGCAGATAAGTTGCCGCCCCAATTCGAAGCTATGTTATTGATAGTTTCGTATGCCTGGGATGCTAATGCTTTGCCGGGCAATGAATTTTGGCTG AAATCTCTACATGGCTCTAATGATCCCTCGACTGCTTGTAGTACTTTAATTTCGGAACTGCATAATCCTTTTATTAATATGGATTGGATAAGAGGTGATAATTTACATATTGCTTCGGAGGATAATGGTATTATGCATATCAGTGATTTTGTTAAACATGTTAATTGGTAG
- the LOC135957750 gene encoding uncharacterized protein LOC135957750 isoform X2, translating into MSMFGAEFEQIWPKAGSQLKLTEFGRKLLKQCETIKKPECKEVDINEFKRKSSNFPLEFGTNTCRVLSQPKERYPQIQKQIASAYPVIHERVLQLYLDFLEHKCQYGNSIEKEIYGKLTLPAFIQRLLSQRCASFFGRNDKFLLLSRERGCSGFMDVGMPHEKPPLLLKNVLSYDEVKLSALLSVSSHSELINNGNRQNCGVIEKNKSLIEREGVVVGIIGARLTRRDVMEFQDIIVAKTQNTKEKGYGFPINEDTTNCKHKDYRRIWKKFYEEKDFLFEQVAKDGKRFGAAKNKDDIFDNLIMKKRYAISFDTLLLEAESRAQAADKQAYIHVVGIGLGVWKAAEQQEQIFLQTFTQRVKYLLPKLQHIGVLHFSWFSLTECGELKNGGILKSDTHPQGGIRCFLSKRNPADKLKSPENDNMLLVISYAWDGNALPGNEFWMKMLKSTGDSSTACSTLITELHNPHINEERVNGDNLHVATEKYGIIHIKDYVTKMEE; encoded by the exons ATGTCTATGTTTGGAGCAGAATTTGAACAGATTTGGCCAAAAGCCGGCTCGCAATTGAAATTAACAGAATTTGGCCGTAAACTATTGAAACAATGTGAAACGATTAAGAAGCCGGAGTGTAAGGAAGTGGATATAAATGAGTTTAAACGAAAGTCTTCAAATTTTCCATTGGAG tTTGGCACAAATACTTGTCGTGTCTTAAGCCAACCCAAAGAACGTTATCcccaaatacaaaaacaaatcgcCTCGGCTTATCCGGTGATACATGAGCGAGTCTTGCAATTATATTTGGACTTTTTGGAACATAAGTGTCAATATG GCAACTCTATAGAAAAAGAAATCTATGGAAAACTTACGCTCCCCGCCTTCATACAGCGTCTGTTGAGTCAGCGTTGTGCCAGTTTCTTTGGCAGAAATgataaatttttgctgttgtcaCGTGAACGTGGCTGCAGTGGTTTCATGGATGTGGGCATGCCACACGAAAAGCCTCCATTATTACTAAAAAACGTCTTGAGCTATGATGAAGTTAAG CTGTCAGCCTTATTGAGCGTTTCCTCGCACTCcgaattaataaataatggcAATCGCCAGAATTGTGGTGTCATAGAGAAAAATAAATCGCTAATAGAGAGAGAGGGAGTAGTGGTGGGTATTATAGGGGCACGATTGACCAGACGTGATGTCATGGAGTTTCAGGATATTATAGTGGCTAAAACGCAAAATACTAAAGAGAAGGGTTATGGTTTCCCCATAAACGAGGATACCACTAATTGTAAACATAAAGATTATCGTCGTATATGGAAGAAGTTTTATGAGGAGAAGGACTTTTTATTCGAGCAAGTGGCTAAGGATGGCAAACGTTTTGGCGCTGCCAAAAATAAGGACGATATATTCGataatttaataatgaaaaaacgTTATGCCATATCCTTTGATACCCTATTGCTAGAGGCTGAGTCGAGAGCCCAGGCTGCCGACAAACAGGCCTATATACATGTGGTGGGCATAGGTTTGGGTGTGTGGAAGGCCGCCGAGCAGCAAGAGCAAATATTTTTGCAGACTTTTACCCAAAGAGTGAAATATTTGTTGCCCAAATTACAGCATATAGGGGTGTTGCATTTCTCATGGTTTTCTTTAACCGAATGTGGTGAATTGAAAAATGGTGGTATTTTAAAGTCAGACACACATCCCCAGGGAGGCATTAGATGTTTTTTGTCAAAACGAAACCCGGCTGACAAATTAAAGTCACCGGAAAATGATAATATGCTTTTGGTTATATCTTATGCTTGGGATGGCAATGCCTTGCCGGGCAATGAGTTTTGGatg AAAATGTTGAAATCCACTGGAGATTCTTCTACTGCCTGCAGTACCTTGATAACCGAACTGCACAATCCCCATATTAATGAGGAAAGGGTGAATGGTGATAATTTACATGTGGCCACGGAAAAATATGGCATTATACATATCAAGGATTATGTTACTAAAATGGAAGAATAA